In the Plasmodium chabaudi chabaudi strain AS genome assembly, chromosome: 13 genome, one interval contains:
- a CDS encoding kelch protein K13, putative, which translates to MEDDKIKSNSISNFSVTYERESGSNSNSEERDISSDENESNLFMNLTGDKNEKIEDNSSFVNMKDSLLESIDLSVLDSNFDSKNDFLPNNFSKNLNNLTKDTIGNKYLSKYLNKNDPAFMAMAKDNNSIDLNALNVSNNNINGNNIVTNDGGNKNMHVKIGNNNINGSTGAPANKKEMFMDSGASSINMNDDNTTMHNVRKYKSTNNVNDTYEKKIIETELSDSSDFENMVGDLRITFINWLKKTQMNFIREKEKLFKDKKELEMERIRLYKEIENRKNIEEQKLQDERKKLDIDISNGYKQIKKEKEEHRKRFDDERLRFLQEIDKIKLVLYLEKEKYFQEYKNFENDKKKIVDANIATETMIDINVGGALFETSRHTLTQQKDSFIEQLLSGRYHITRDKQGRIFLDRDSELFRIILNFLRNPLTIPIPKDLGESEALLKEAEYYGIKFLPFPLVFCIGGFDGVEYLNSMELLDISQQCWRMCTPMSTKKAYFGSAVLNNFLYVFGGNNYDYKALFETEVYDRLRDTWFLSSNLNIPRRNNCGITSNGRIYCIGGYDGSSIIPNVEAYDHRMKAWIEVAPLNTPRSSAMCVAFDNKIYVIGGANGERLNSIEVYDEKMNKWEKFPYALLEARSSGAAFNYLNQIYVVGGIDNEHNILESVEQYQPFNKRWQFLNGIPEKKMNFGATTLSDSYIITGGENGDVLNSCHFFSPDTNEWQIGPSLLVPRFGHSVLVANI; encoded by the coding sequence ATGGAggatgataaaataaaatcaaacAGTATCTCTAACTTTTCAGTTACATACGAAAGAGAGTCTGGATCGAACAGTAACAGCGAAGAAAGAGACATAAGCagtgatgaaaatgaatcaaatttatttatgaacTTAACCGGtgacaaaaatgaaaaaatagaagATAATAGTAGCTTTGTTAATATGAAAGATAGTTTATTAGAATCCATAGATTTAAGTGTTCTTGATTCTAATTTTGATtctaaaaatgattttttacctaacaatttttctaaaaatttaaataatttaactaAAGATACTATCGGTAATAAGTATTTaagtaaatatttaaataaaaatgatccAGCATTTATGGCAATGGCCAAAGATAACAATTCAATAGATTTGAATGCTTTAAATGTTTCTAACAACAAcataaatggaaataacATTGTTACAAATGATGGCggtaacaaaaatatgcatgtaaaaattggaaataataatattaatggtAGTACTGGTGCACCagctaataaaaaagaaatgttTATGGATTCAGGAGCAAGttcaataaatatgaatgatgataatacCACAATGCATAAtgttagaaaatataaaagcacaaataatgttaatgatacatatgaaaaaaaaataattgaaacTGAATTGAGTGATTCGAGtgattttgaaaatatggTTGGGGATCTTAGAAttacttttattaattggttaaaaaaaacacaaatgaattttataagagaaaaagaaaaattatttaaagataaaaaagaattagaAATGGAAAGAATAagattatataaagaaatcgaaaatagaaaaaatatagaagaacaaaaattacaagatgaaagaaaaaaattagataTTGATATATCTAATggttataaacaaattaaaaaagaaaaagaagaacATCGAAAACGATTTGATGATGAAAGATTAAGATTTTTACAAgaaattgataaaataaaattagtactttatttagaaaaagaaaaatattttcaagaatataaaaattttgaaaatgataaaaaaaaaattgtagaTGCTAATATAGCAACAGAAACTATGATAGATATAAATGTAGGAGGTGCTCTTTTTGAAACATCTAGACATACATTAACTCAACAAAAAGATTCATTTATTGAACAACTATTGAGTGGACGATATCATATAACAAGGGATAAACAAGGTAGAATATTTTTGGATCGTGATAGTGAATTATTtagaattatattaaactTTTTAAGAAATCCATTAACCATACCTATACCTAAAGATTTAGGAGAAAGTGAAGCATTATTAAAAGAAGCAGAATATTACggtattaaatttttaccATTCCCCTTAGTTTTTTGTATTGGAGGTTTTGATGGGgttgaatatttaaattctATGGAACTTTTAGATATAAGCCAACAATGCTGGCGTATGTGTACACCCATGTCAACTAAAAAAGCATATTTTGGTAGTGCAGTATTaaataactttttatatgtattcggtggtaataattatgattatAAAGCTTTATTTGAAACAGAAGTATATGATAGATTAAGAGATACATGGTTTTTATCTAGCAATTTAAATATCCCACGAAGAAATAATTGTGGTATCACATCAAATGGACGAATATACTGTATTGGTGGTTATGACGGATCATCTATTATACCCAATGTTGAGGCATATGATCATAGAATGAAAGCTTGGATAGAAGTTGCACCGTTAAATACTCCAAGATCCTCAGCTATGTGTGTAGcttttgataataaaatttatgttataGGTGGTGCTAATGGAGAAAGATTAAACTCTATTGAAGtgtatgatgaaaaaatgaataaatggGAAAAATTCCCATATGCATTATTAGAAGCTAGAAGTTCAGGGGCAGCTTTTAATTATCTAAATCAAATTTATGTTGTTGGTGGTATTGATAATgaacataatattttagaaTCAGTTGAGCAATATCAGccatttaataaaagatGGCAATTCTTAAATGGCATtcctgaaaaaaaaatgaattttggTGCAACCACTTTATCCGATTCTTATATAATTACAGGAGGTGAAAATGGTGATGTTCTCAATTCTTGTCACTTCTTTTCTCCAGATACAAATGAATGGCAAATTGGCCCATCATTACTTGTTCCCAGATTTGGGCATTCCGTTTTGGTtgcaaatatttaa